In Massilia violaceinigra, one DNA window encodes the following:
- a CDS encoding tautomerase family protein: MPIINVKISAVKSPDMIRQIADLVLDNTIGILRKKRELISIAIDFVDPDCWIVGGKSLSEQRKHSVYVDIKVTDETNTKDEKAAYIAEVFAGFGALLGELHEESYIYVDDVRASAYGYGGRTQEYRYQHPAA; the protein is encoded by the coding sequence ATGCCTATTATCAATGTCAAAATCAGTGCCGTGAAATCCCCCGACATGATCCGCCAGATTGCCGACCTGGTTCTCGACAATACCATCGGCATCCTGCGGAAGAAGAGGGAGCTCATTTCCATTGCCATCGATTTCGTCGACCCGGACTGCTGGATCGTCGGCGGCAAGTCCCTGAGCGAGCAACGCAAGCACAGCGTCTACGTCGACATCAAGGTCACCGACGAGACCAACACCAAGGATGAAAAGGCGGCCTACATCGCCGAGGTCTTCGCGGGCTTCGGCGCGCTGCTCGGCGAGCTGCACGAGGAGAGCTATATCTACGTCGACGACGTGCGTGCAAGCGCCTACGGCTATGGCGGCCGGACGCAGGAGTACCGCTACCAGCATCCGGCCGCATAG
- a CDS encoding helix-turn-helix domain-containing protein: MTILPQMRHVEPQRFQPKPPELERENYDGIVHYIEHGYPSPRVRWHCHDEYELHLIVSTSGKLFVGDYIGEFSPGHLVLTGPRLPHNWISSSVPEEGVLLRDMILQFAHEPLEQASRLIPELRELLPLLERSIYGIEFLDIGAEAEQDFLRIRGSGGAERFGHFVNFMCRLARNNKYRLLSSATMRSYDDEGTLAKVNAVLSYITDNYRDPISAEAVADQLGMSLSKFSRFFRKTTGNSFTDFVTRLRVNKACQLLMNTDQYVTNVCYDVGFQNVANFNRRFLQIKGVTPKEFRRQAGGRFGAGSAGSAGTAGASVAAGDSAG, from the coding sequence GTCCACTACATCGAGCACGGCTATCCCAGCCCGCGCGTGCGCTGGCACTGCCACGACGAGTACGAGCTGCATCTGATCGTATCCACCAGCGGCAAGCTGTTCGTCGGCGACTACATCGGCGAATTCTCGCCCGGCCACCTGGTGCTGACCGGGCCGCGCCTGCCGCATAACTGGATATCGAGCAGCGTGCCGGAAGAAGGCGTGCTGTTGCGCGACATGATCCTGCAGTTCGCCCACGAGCCGCTGGAGCAGGCCTCCCGGCTGATCCCGGAACTGCGCGAGTTGCTGCCCCTGCTGGAACGGTCGATCTACGGCATCGAGTTTCTCGACATCGGCGCCGAGGCCGAACAGGATTTCCTGCGCATTCGCGGCAGCGGCGGCGCCGAGCGCTTCGGCCACTTCGTGAACTTCATGTGCCGTCTCGCGCGCAACAACAAATACCGCCTGCTGTCGAGCGCGACGATGCGCTCGTATGACGATGAGGGCACCCTGGCCAAGGTCAACGCGGTACTGAGCTACATCACCGACAACTACCGCGATCCGATCTCGGCCGAGGCAGTGGCGGATCAGCTCGGCATGTCGCTGAGCAAATTCTCGCGCTTCTTCCGCAAGACCACGGGAAACAGTTTCACTGACTTCGTCACCCGGCTGCGCGTCAACAAGGCATGCCAGCTGCTGATGAACACCGACCAGTACGTCACCAATGTCTGTTACGACGTCGGTTTCCAGAATGTGGCCAATTTCAACCGGCGCTTCTTGCAGATCAAGGGCGTAACGCCGAAGGAGTTCCGGCGCCAGGCGGGCGGGCGTTTTGGTGCTGGCAGTGCCGGCAGTGCCGGCACTGCCGGCGCATCCGTGGCGGCGGGCGACTCCGCCGGCTAG
- a CDS encoding branched-chain amino acid ABC transporter permease, which translates to MNKNIAYGVALLIALAAPFIGYPVFLMKLLCFGLFACAFNLLIGYTGLLSFGHAAFFGSAGYVTGHALTALGLPTEVGILLGVAASALVGLVMGALAIRRQGIYFSMITLALAQMVYFAALRAPFTHGEDGLQGVPRGKLFGLIDLSNDLTLYFVVLAIAVAGFALIVRTVHSPFGQVLKAIKENEPRAISLGYDVDKYKLVAFVLSASLAGLAGATKTLVLGFETLTDVHWAMSGLVILMTLVGGMGTLSGPIIGAFIIITLENKLGDIGTFLATHTGVEWFNTLGESVGMVTGLIFILCVLLFRRGIVGEIGAALAASGIRKKSV; encoded by the coding sequence ATGAACAAGAACATCGCTTACGGCGTCGCGCTGCTGATTGCGCTGGCGGCGCCTTTTATCGGCTATCCCGTGTTCCTGATGAAGTTGCTGTGCTTCGGGCTGTTTGCCTGCGCCTTCAACTTGCTGATCGGTTACACCGGCCTGCTGTCCTTCGGCCACGCCGCGTTCTTCGGTTCGGCCGGTTACGTGACCGGGCACGCGCTGACGGCACTCGGCTTGCCGACCGAAGTCGGCATTCTGCTGGGCGTGGCTGCCAGCGCGCTGGTCGGCCTGGTGATGGGTGCGCTGGCGATTCGCCGGCAAGGCATTTACTTTTCCATGATCACGCTGGCGCTGGCGCAGATGGTGTATTTCGCGGCACTGCGCGCGCCTTTCACGCATGGCGAGGATGGCTTGCAGGGAGTTCCACGTGGGAAGCTGTTCGGCCTGATCGACCTCAGCAACGACCTGACCTTGTACTTCGTGGTGCTGGCCATTGCGGTGGCGGGCTTTGCGCTGATCGTGCGCACGGTGCACTCGCCGTTCGGCCAGGTGCTCAAGGCGATCAAGGAAAACGAGCCGCGCGCCATTTCGCTCGGCTACGACGTCGACAAGTACAAGCTGGTGGCCTTCGTGCTGTCAGCCTCGCTGGCGGGGCTGGCGGGCGCCACCAAGACGCTGGTGCTGGGCTTCGAGACGCTTACCGACGTGCACTGGGCCATGTCCGGCCTGGTGATCCTGATGACGCTCGTAGGCGGCATGGGGACGCTGTCGGGGCCGATCATTGGCGCCTTCATCATCATCACGCTGGAAAACAAGCTGGGCGATATCGGCACCTTCCTGGCGACCCACACCGGGGTCGAGTGGTTCAATACGCTGGGCGAATCGGTCGGCATGGTGACCGGGCTGATTTTCATCCTTTGCGTGCTGCTGTTCCGGCGTGGCATTGTGGGTGAAATCGGCGCTGCGCTGGCGGCCTCCGGAATTCGTAAGAAATCCGTATGA
- a CDS encoding ABC transporter substrate-binding protein, whose product MKPNIIALATSAACLGFALPVQAQVSNDTIKIGMLTDVSGVYADVDGAGGAEAVKMAIADLGGNINGKKIEFVFADHQNKADIAASKAREWFDQQGVDMLIGGTNSGANLAMAKIAAEKKKVFISIGAGTARLTNEECSPFTVHYAYDTVALARGTGGAIVKQGGKNWYFLTADYAFGQSLEKDTTEVIKAAGGTVAGTSKHPLSASDFSSFLIKAQGSKAQILGLANAGGDMINAVKAANEFGVGKSMKLAGLLVFINDIHTLGLNMTQGMYLTDGWYWDQSPESRAWSKRYFAKMKKFPSMLQAADYSAATNYLNAVKAIGTDDSEKVMAQLKKTKINDMFTKGGEIRPDGRMVHDMYLMEVKKQAESKYPWDYYKVVATIPGAQAYTTKAETKCALWK is encoded by the coding sequence ATGAAACCTAACATCATTGCTTTAGCCACCAGCGCAGCATGCCTCGGATTCGCCCTGCCAGTCCAGGCCCAAGTGTCGAACGACACTATCAAGATCGGCATGCTGACCGACGTGTCCGGCGTGTACGCCGACGTTGACGGGGCCGGCGGCGCGGAAGCGGTCAAGATGGCGATCGCCGACCTCGGCGGCAATATCAACGGCAAGAAGATCGAATTCGTTTTCGCCGACCACCAGAACAAGGCCGATATCGCCGCCAGCAAGGCGCGCGAATGGTTCGACCAGCAGGGTGTCGACATGCTGATCGGCGGCACCAATTCGGGCGCCAATCTGGCCATGGCCAAGATTGCGGCCGAGAAGAAAAAAGTCTTCATTTCGATCGGCGCCGGCACGGCCCGCCTGACCAATGAAGAATGCTCGCCGTTCACCGTGCACTACGCCTACGACACGGTGGCGTTGGCACGTGGAACAGGTGGCGCGATTGTGAAGCAGGGCGGCAAGAACTGGTATTTCCTGACCGCCGATTATGCCTTCGGCCAGTCGCTTGAAAAAGATACGACCGAGGTGATCAAGGCGGCCGGCGGCACGGTCGCGGGCACGTCCAAGCACCCGCTGTCGGCGTCGGATTTCTCGTCCTTCCTGATCAAGGCGCAGGGCTCGAAGGCGCAGATTCTGGGCCTGGCCAATGCCGGCGGCGACATGATCAATGCGGTCAAGGCAGCCAACGAGTTTGGTGTTGGCAAGTCGATGAAGCTGGCTGGTTTGCTGGTGTTCATCAACGATATCCACACCTTGGGATTGAACATGACCCAAGGCATGTATCTGACCGATGGCTGGTACTGGGATCAGAGTCCTGAAAGCCGGGCCTGGTCGAAGCGCTATTTCGCCAAGATGAAGAAGTTCCCGTCGATGCTGCAAGCCGCCGATTACTCGGCCGCGACCAACTACCTGAATGCGGTCAAGGCGATCGGTACCGACGACAGCGAGAAGGTCATGGCGCAGTTGAAGAAGACCAAGATCAACGACATGTTCACCAAGGGCGGCGAGATCCGTCCGGATGGCCGCATGGTGCACGATATGTACCTGATGGAAGTGAAGAAGCAGGCGGAATCGAAGTATCCGTGGGATTACTACAAGGTCGTCGCGACGATTCCGGGCGCGCAGGCATACACGACCAAGGCGGAAACGAAGTGCGCGTTGTGGAAGTAA
- a CDS encoding ABC transporter ATP-binding protein, whose protein sequence is MTDVILETKNLTKEFKGFTAVNDVNLTVQRGHIHALIGPNGAGKTTCFNLLTKFLVPTSGQILFNGKDITAAHPAQIARMGIIRSFQISAVFPHLTVLQNVRIGLQRELGTSFHFWRSERSLSLLNERAMELLAEVDLTEFADTVTVDMPYGRKRALEIATTLAMKPELMLLDEPTQGMGHEDVHRVTELIKKVSAGRTILMVEHNMNVVSGICDKITVLQRGALLAEGSYAEVSTNAQVMEAYMGTTSTELEGAH, encoded by the coding sequence ATGACAGATGTCATATTGGAAACAAAGAACCTGACCAAAGAGTTCAAGGGCTTTACCGCGGTCAATGATGTCAACCTCACCGTCCAGCGGGGCCACATCCACGCGCTGATCGGTCCCAACGGCGCCGGAAAGACCACCTGCTTCAATCTGCTGACCAAATTCCTGGTGCCCACGTCGGGCCAGATCCTGTTCAACGGAAAAGATATCACCGCCGCGCACCCGGCCCAGATCGCGCGCATGGGAATCATCCGCTCGTTCCAGATTTCCGCCGTGTTCCCGCACCTGACCGTGCTGCAGAATGTGCGCATCGGCTTGCAGCGCGAGCTGGGTACCTCCTTCCATTTCTGGCGCAGCGAACGGTCGCTCTCGCTCCTGAACGAGCGCGCCATGGAGTTGCTGGCCGAAGTCGACCTGACCGAATTCGCCGATACCGTCACGGTCGACATGCCGTATGGACGCAAGCGCGCGCTTGAAATCGCCACCACCCTGGCAATGAAGCCCGAGCTGATGCTGCTCGACGAACCGACCCAGGGCATGGGCCACGAGGATGTGCACCGCGTCACCGAGCTGATCAAAAAAGTCTCGGCCGGCCGCACGATCCTGATGGTGGAACACAATATGAACGTGGTCTCCGGCATCTGCGACAAGATTACCGTGCTACAGCGCGGCGCCTTGCTGGCCGAAGGCAGTTACGCCGAAGTCTCGACCAATGCGCAGGTGATGGAAGCCTACATGGGCACGACCAGCACCGAACTCGAAGGAGCGCACTGA
- a CDS encoding alpha/beta fold hydrolase, producing the protein MEQTLTVNGIAMHVVTEGEGPALLLLHGFPDTYAVWRLQIDALAAAGYRVIAPDLRGYGKTEAPASEDAYAMEVLRADMVALLDALGVERALLIGHDWGSVVGWNLCMYAPERVERFVALSVGHPAAYTDGGPLQLLKGYYVLVFQLRGIAESLIKAFDWHALRGLASTPRQFEEWRNHLDRPGRLTAALNYYRANLKMFNASTWPTVKIPVLGIWSAGDVALTEAQMRGSEKYVGDTFQYERVEKAGHWLQLEAATQVNASILKFFTAE; encoded by the coding sequence ATGGAACAGACACTGACCGTGAATGGCATTGCGATGCACGTCGTGACCGAAGGGGAAGGGCCGGCCTTACTCTTGCTGCATGGCTTTCCGGATACGTATGCTGTCTGGCGCTTGCAGATCGACGCACTGGCCGCCGCCGGCTATCGCGTCATCGCGCCGGACCTGCGCGGTTACGGCAAGACTGAAGCGCCCGCCAGCGAGGATGCGTACGCCATGGAAGTGCTGCGCGCCGACATGGTGGCCTTGCTCGATGCGCTCGGAGTCGAACGCGCGCTGCTGATCGGCCACGATTGGGGGTCGGTGGTCGGCTGGAACCTCTGCATGTACGCGCCAGAGCGCGTGGAACGCTTCGTGGCGCTGTCGGTAGGGCATCCGGCTGCGTACACCGACGGCGGGCCGCTGCAGCTGCTCAAAGGCTATTACGTGCTGGTATTCCAGCTGCGCGGTATCGCCGAGTCGCTCATCAAGGCGTTCGACTGGCATGCATTGCGCGGCCTGGCGAGCACGCCGCGTCAGTTCGAGGAATGGCGTAACCATCTCGACCGTCCCGGCCGTCTGACCGCCGCCCTGAACTATTACCGCGCCAATCTGAAAATGTTCAACGCGAGCACCTGGCCTACCGTAAAGATTCCAGTGCTGGGCATCTGGAGCGCGGGCGATGTTGCGCTGACTGAAGCGCAAATGCGCGGTTCCGAGAAGTATGTCGGCGATACTTTCCAGTACGAACGCGTCGAAAAAGCCGGTCACTGGCTTCAGCTCGAAGCAGCCACACAGGTCAATGCATCGATACTTAAATTTTTCACAGCAGAGTAG
- a CDS encoding ABC transporter ATP-binding protein, with product MTAALEISHLQAWYGESHILHNVNLLVNKGEVVTLLGRNGAGRTTTLRAIMGLTGARTGSIKVNGVEAIGLPTHKIAHLGIGYCPEERGIFSSLSTEENLMLPPQLAGGDAGMSVAEIYEMFPNLLERRHSPGTRLSGGEQQMLAVARILRTGARLLLLDEISEGLAPVIVQGLARMITTLKAKGYTIVMVEQNFRFAAPLADRFYVVEHGQIVETFASSELSAKMPVLTELLGV from the coding sequence ATGACCGCGGCGCTTGAAATTTCGCATCTACAAGCCTGGTACGGCGAATCGCACATCCTCCACAACGTCAACTTGCTGGTCAACAAGGGTGAAGTCGTCACCCTGCTGGGCCGCAACGGCGCCGGGCGCACGACCACCTTGCGCGCGATCATGGGCTTGACCGGGGCGCGCACCGGGTCGATCAAGGTGAACGGGGTCGAAGCCATCGGCCTGCCGACGCACAAGATTGCCCATCTGGGCATCGGGTATTGCCCGGAAGAGCGCGGGATTTTTTCCTCGCTGTCGACCGAAGAAAACCTGATGCTGCCGCCGCAACTGGCCGGCGGCGACGCCGGCATGTCGGTGGCCGAGATCTACGAGATGTTCCCGAATTTACTGGAACGAAGACACAGCCCGGGCACGCGCCTGTCCGGCGGCGAGCAGCAGATGCTGGCAGTGGCGCGCATCTTGCGCACCGGTGCGCGCCTGTTGCTGCTCGATGAAATTTCCGAAGGCCTGGCGCCGGTGATCGTGCAAGGACTCGCGCGCATGATTACCACGCTCAAGGCCAAGGGCTACACCATCGTCATGGTGGAACAGAATTTCCGCTTCGCCGCACCGCTGGCGGACCGGTTTTACGTGGTGGAGCATGGTCAGATTGTCGAGACCTTTGCTTCGTCGGAACTGAGCGCCAAGATGCCGGTTCTCACCGAGCTGCTGGGCGTATAG
- a CDS encoding branched-chain amino acid ABC transporter permease has protein sequence MEIFGVPLQAMVSQLLLGLVNGSFYAMLSLGLAVIFGLLNVINFSHGALYMMGAFAAYIGVTTFGLSYWAMLALAPLLVGVFGIIVEKSMLRWLYKLDHLYGLLLTFGITLLLEGVFRSFFGNSGQSVSVPELLQGRTDLGFMELPNYRLWVVFASLTVCLLTWFVIEKTKLGAYLRAGTENPKLVEAFGINVPLMVTLTYGFGVALAGFAGVLAAPIINVTPLMGSNLIIVVFAVVVIGGMGSIMGSIITGLGLGVIEGLTRVFYPEGSEVVVFVVMVIVLLLRPAGLFGKEK, from the coding sequence ATGGAAATATTCGGCGTTCCCCTGCAGGCCATGGTCAGCCAGCTTTTGCTCGGCCTGGTCAACGGCTCCTTCTACGCCATGCTTTCGCTTGGCCTGGCCGTCATCTTCGGCCTGCTTAATGTCATCAACTTCTCCCACGGCGCCCTCTACATGATGGGCGCCTTCGCCGCCTACATCGGCGTGACCACATTCGGCCTGAGCTACTGGGCGATGCTGGCGCTGGCGCCCCTGCTGGTCGGCGTGTTCGGCATCATCGTCGAAAAATCGATGCTGCGCTGGCTCTACAAGCTCGACCACCTGTACGGCCTGCTGCTCACCTTCGGCATCACCTTGCTGCTCGAAGGCGTGTTCCGCTCGTTCTTCGGCAACTCCGGCCAGTCGGTCAGTGTTCCGGAACTGCTGCAGGGCCGCACCGACCTGGGCTTCATGGAACTGCCCAACTACCGCCTGTGGGTCGTGTTCGCCTCGCTCACCGTGTGCCTGCTGACCTGGTTCGTCATCGAAAAGACCAAGCTCGGCGCCTACCTGCGGGCCGGGACCGAGAATCCGAAACTGGTTGAAGCCTTCGGCATCAACGTGCCGCTGATGGTCACGCTGACCTACGGCTTCGGCGTCGCCCTGGCGGGCTTTGCCGGCGTGCTGGCGGCGCCGATCATCAACGTCACGCCACTGATGGGTTCCAACCTGATCATCGTCGTGTTCGCCGTTGTGGTGATCGGGGGCATGGGATCGATCATGGGTTCCATCATCACCGGGCTCGGCCTTGGCGTGATCGAGGGACTGACCCGCGTCTTCTATCCGGAAGGCTCGGAAGTGGTGGTGTTCGTGGTCATGGTCATCGTGCTGTTGCTCCGTCCCGCCGGTTTGTTCGGCAAAGAAAAGTAA
- a CDS encoding MarR family winged helix-turn-helix transcriptional regulator, which translates to MFDHCLYFNTTALARVLEREWTRAFKPFGLTPSQAFMLRAILARPGLLQSELARELVISRPTATRSLDGLQKLHLIDRRATGGDGRECAVFPEPGALAMHDDLNAASGAVTARLKQLLEPEQFAAIVGSLKQARAAVV; encoded by the coding sequence ATGTTTGATCACTGCCTCTATTTCAATACGACTGCGCTGGCCCGGGTTCTGGAGCGTGAGTGGACGCGTGCGTTCAAGCCGTTCGGACTGACGCCATCGCAGGCGTTCATGCTGCGCGCGATCCTGGCGCGTCCGGGCTTGCTGCAAAGCGAACTGGCCAGGGAACTGGTGATCAGCCGCCCAACCGCCACGCGCTCGCTCGACGGTTTGCAAAAGCTGCACCTGATCGACCGCCGCGCCACCGGCGGGGATGGCCGTGAATGCGCGGTGTTTCCGGAACCCGGCGCGCTGGCCATGCATGACGATCTCAACGCGGCAAGCGGGGCCGTCACCGCCCGGCTGAAACAGCTTCTCGAACCGGAACAGTTTGCCGCCATCGTCGGTTCGCTCAAGCAGGCGCGCGCGGCAGTGGTTTGA